In one Solanum lycopersicum chromosome 11, SLM_r2.1 genomic region, the following are encoded:
- the LOC101256243 gene encoding uncharacterized protein isoform X2: MANVSICCCFANSSITPTISQFNTINSRGQRSLVTSAAKSGGFSLKSGTGKNKKNGNIFERWKCFDCQGFGLKSCPVCGKEGLTPEQRGER, encoded by the exons ATGGCTAATGTTTCCATTTGTTGCTGCTTTGCCAATTCTTCAATTACTCCAACAATttcacaattcaatacaataaatTCGAGAGGCCAGAGATCACTGGTTACTTCCGCTGCAAAGTCTGGAGGCTTTTCACTTAAATCA GGAACAGGAAAGAATAAGAAGAATGGGAACATATTTGAAAGATGGAA GTGTTTTGATTGCCAAGGGTTTGGGTTGAAGAGTTGTCCAGTTTGTGGAAAAGAAGGACTTACTCCTGAACAACGAGGTGAAAGATAG
- the LOC101256243 gene encoding protein PHOTOSYSTEM I ASSEMBLY 2, chloroplastic isoform X1, with amino-acid sequence MANVSICCCFANSSITPTISQFNTINSRGQRSLVTSAAKSGGFSLKSIGSRCEGCGGKGAIECPGCKGTGKNKKNGNIFERWKCFDCQGFGLKSCPVCGKEGLTPEQRGER; translated from the exons ATGGCTAATGTTTCCATTTGTTGCTGCTTTGCCAATTCTTCAATTACTCCAACAATttcacaattcaatacaataaatTCGAGAGGCCAGAGATCACTGGTTACTTCCGCTGCAAAGTCTGGAGGCTTTTCACTTAAATCA aTTGGGAGTAGGTGCGAAGGATGCGGCGGTAAAGGTGCAATAGAGTGTCCCGGATGCAAG GGAACAGGAAAGAATAAGAAGAATGGGAACATATTTGAAAGATGGAA GTGTTTTGATTGCCAAGGGTTTGGGTTGAAGAGTTGTCCAGTTTGTGGAAAAGAAGGACTTACTCCTGAACAACGAGGTGAAAGATAG